The genomic window AACTCGACGTGCGCTCGGCGCTGCTGCAAGTGCCCGGCGTGCGGGACGTGCAGATCGAGTTCGGGGCGATGGTCCGGGCCGCCACGCAGCCCGCGCTGCCGGGGGTCAAGCACGTCGTGCTGGTCGGCAGCGGCAAGGGCGGCGTGGGCAAAAGCAGCGTGGCCGTCAACCTCGCCGCCTCGCTCGCGCGGGACGGGGCGCGGGTGGGCCTGCTCGACGCCGACGTGTACGGTCCCTCGGTGGCGCACATGCTGGGGCAGGGGCAGGCCCGCGTGACCGCCAACGAGGACCGCAAGATGCGGCCTATCGAGGCCCACGGGGTACGCTTTATCAGCATGGCGAACCTTTCGCCCGCCGGTCAGGCGCTGGTGTGGCGCGGGCCGATGCTGCACTCGGCCATTCAGCAGTTTCTGAAAGACTCGGCGTGGGGCGAACTCGACTACCTGATCGTGGACCTGCCACCGGGCACCGGCGACGTGCAGCTTTCGCTGACGCAGACGGTGCAGGTGACCGGCGCCGTCATCGTGACCACCCCGCAGGACGTGGCCCTGATCGACGCGGCGCGGGCCATCGACATGTTCCGCAAGGCGAGCGTGCCGGTGCTGGGCGTGGTCGAGAACATGAGCTATTTCGTGGCCCCCGACACCGGCCTGACCTACGACATCTTCGGGCGCGGGGGCAGCCGCAAGCTGGGCGAGCAGTACCCGCTGCTGGGCGAGATTCCGCTCGACGTGGAGGTGCGCAAAGACGCCGACGCGGGCGCCCCGGCGATTCTGGCGCACCCCGAGAGCGTGGCGGCGCAGGCGTTGCGGGCGGTGGCGCGGACGCTGGCGGGGCAGATCAGCGTGCGGACCCTCTCCGAGCTGCCGGAGCAGCTGCCCGTCCTGTGACCCCCCGCGTGCGCGACCTGGCGCAAGCTGCTCTGGCCGAGGCCGACCTGGGCAGCCCCCCCGAGCGCACCAAGACCCGCCTGCTCGAACTGCTCAAGCGCCACGGCCCGCAGACCGCCCAGGACCTCGCCGCCCGTTTGCGGGTCACCAGTCCGGCGGCGCGGCGGCACTTGACCGACCTGCAAGCGCAGGGGCTGGTGCAGGTGCAGGTCGAGAAACCCGGCGGGCGGGGCCGGCCCCAGCACGTCTTCGGCCTGACCGAGCACGCCGAGGAGCGCACCTTTCCCAAGACCTACGCCAGCCTGTGCCTGGACGTGCTCGAATCGGTGTCGGACCTCTATGGCCGGGACGCCGTAGACGAGGTGCTGCGGGCCCGCAGCGACCGGCTCGAAGCCCTGCTGCGCGACCTCCTGCCACCCGAAATGCCGCTGGAAGAAAAGCTGCGCCGCCTGATCGGGCCGCTGACCGAACTCGGGTTCGCGCCTCACCTAGAGCAGGAGGGCGGGCAGTGGTCTCTGGTGCAGTGCAACTGCCCTAATCTGCAGGTGGCGCGGCAGTTCAAGGTGATGTGCAGCGCCGAGATGGCCATGTACACCAAACTGCTCGGCGTTCCCGTCACCCGCGAAGAGCACATGGCCTGCGGTCAACCGAGTTGCCGCTACCGCCTGGGCTGAGCCCCGCTTGCCTTCTCACCCACTCTCCATGACCCAGCCTGCCCCCCCAACCCCACACTCTGCGCCCGGCGAGGCGCCAGCGCCGCTGTACTCGGTGGTCGCGTGGCCGCCCGAGGCCCTCGACACCTGGATGCGGCGTGTGCAGGAGCGCCTGGGCGTACGCGGCTTCGGGCTGCCGCACCTCAACCTGCGTGCGCCCTTCACCACCCCGCTGAGCAGCGCCGAGCTGATTGCCGGGTTGCGCGGCGCCTTGCAGGAGCAGCCGATGTTCGACGTGCAGGTCAAGGGCTGGAAACAGGTGCCGAGTGTGATTTTTCTGGAGTGCCACCTCAGCGCCGAGCTGCGCGACCTGCACGACCGCCTGCTCGAAGTCGGGCCGTCGAGCCGCTCCCCTTATGACGGCGCCGAG from Deinococcus radiodurans R1 = ATCC 13939 = DSM 20539 includes these protein-coding regions:
- a CDS encoding Mrp/NBP35 family ATP-binding protein gives rise to the protein MNDALLRALSTVNDPELHRDLVSLGMIERAELSGDVAQVKVNLTTPACPLKGQIELDVRSALLQVPGVRDVQIEFGAMVRAATQPALPGVKHVVLVGSGKGGVGKSSVAVNLAASLARDGARVGLLDADVYGPSVAHMLGQGQARVTANEDRKMRPIEAHGVRFISMANLSPAGQALVWRGPMLHSAIQQFLKDSAWGELDYLIVDLPPGTGDVQLSLTQTVQVTGAVIVTTPQDVALIDAARAIDMFRKASVPVLGVVENMSYFVAPDTGLTYDIFGRGGSRKLGEQYPLLGEIPLDVEVRKDADAGAPAILAHPESVAAQALRAVARTLAGQISVRTLSELPEQLPVL
- a CDS encoding helix-turn-helix transcriptional regulator, encoding MTPRVRDLAQAALAEADLGSPPERTKTRLLELLKRHGPQTAQDLAARLRVTSPAARRHLTDLQAQGLVQVQVEKPGGRGRPQHVFGLTEHAEERTFPKTYASLCLDVLESVSDLYGRDAVDEVLRARSDRLEALLRDLLPPEMPLEEKLRRLIGPLTELGFAPHLEQEGGQWSLVQCNCPNLQVARQFKVMCSAEMAMYTKLLGVPVTREEHMACGQPSCRYRLG
- a CDS encoding 2'-5' RNA ligase family protein codes for the protein MTQPAPPTPHSAPGEAPAPLYSVVAWPPEALDTWMRRVQERLGVRGFGLPHLNLRAPFTTPLSSAELIAGLRGALQEQPMFDVQVKGWKQVPSVIFLECHLSAELRDLHDRLLEVGPSSRSPYDGAEYRPHLTLALGVLPWASEELWAQVQRQASPLGQFRVEALSLTREQRGEVQELHTFPLGLPGK